In one Verrucomicrobiota bacterium genomic region, the following are encoded:
- a CDS encoding type II toxin-antitoxin system prevent-host-death family antitoxin, protein MPNPKSYKHRASKELVCESASALKNSFGAVIKSAQTNGAVAITRHNQREFVILPANDYDDLVQQANGDLAVDLDDLKAQYDAIFERMQTQDYSKGMERSFLASTEELGYAAVKQVEKN, encoded by the coding sequence ATGCCAAACCCCAAAAGCTATAAACATCGTGCATCGAAAGAGCTTGTCTGCGAATCCGCATCTGCGCTTAAGAATTCATTTGGTGCAGTTATCAAATCCGCCCAAACCAATGGTGCGGTTGCGATCACACGGCATAATCAACGCGAATTTGTTATATTACCTGCAAATGATTACGACGATCTCGTCCAACAAGCGAACGGTGACTTAGCCGTCGATTTGGACGATTTAAAAGCTCAGTACGATGCGATCTTCGAGCGTATGCAGACTCAGGATTATAGTAAAGGTATGGAGCGCTCTTTTTTGGCGAGTACTGAGGAACTTGGGTACGCCGCAGTCAAGCAAGTAGAGAAAAACTAA
- a CDS encoding zeta toxin family protein has product MPIPPTIYVLAGVNGSGKSSILGAYLLEHGLTFYNPDEAAAVILRIHPRIDQFLANGHAWTMGKDLLQKAITNKRSFAFETTLGGHTITQLLINAAESGLRLVISYVGLKRVDLNIARVNQRVQKGGHTIPEEKIRERWDRSRENLIKLIPHASSLRVFDNSEQSNILDGERPSLKLLLDIRDRKLVFPKEPLAAPDWVKPILMAALQEFRD; this is encoded by the coding sequence ATGCCAATCCCTCCTACGATTTACGTCCTGGCTGGTGTAAACGGATCAGGAAAAAGCAGTATATTAGGAGCATATCTTTTAGAACACGGATTGACATTTTATAATCCAGACGAAGCAGCAGCGGTAATACTTCGAATACATCCGCGGATTGATCAATTCCTTGCTAACGGACATGCATGGACGATGGGTAAAGACTTGTTACAAAAAGCCATCACAAACAAACGGAGCTTTGCATTTGAAACCACCTTGGGTGGACACACCATAACACAGCTCCTAATTAACGCAGCAGAAAGTGGATTGCGGTTAGTGATTTCTTACGTTGGCTTGAAGCGAGTTGATTTGAACATCGCGCGCGTAAATCAACGTGTCCAAAAAGGCGGCCACACCATTCCTGAAGAAAAAATTAGAGAGCGCTGGGATCGGAGCCGGGAAAATCTGATAAAACTAATTCCGCATGCCAGTAGTCTAAGAGTCTTCGACAACTCTGAACAATCCAATATCTTAGATGGAGAGAGGCCATCACTCAAACTCCTCTTGGACATTCGCGACAGGAAACTTGTTTTCCCCAAAGAACCCCTTGCTGCACCTGATTGGGTGAAACCCATTCTTATGGCGGCCCTCCAGGAGTTTAGGGATTAG